One genomic segment of Mycolicibacterium psychrotolerans includes these proteins:
- a CDS encoding nucleoside deaminase, with protein MSVRAADVEYLRRCAELARHAVEAGDEPFGSLLVDPDGVVRFEDHNHVAAGDATRHPELAIALWAVEHLSPQQRAASTVYTSGEHCPMCAAAHAWVGLGRIVYAASSAQLTQWLRDWDAPAPPVAALPITTVAPGVPVDGPASELTETMKALYERAFRR; from the coding sequence GTGTCTGTCCGCGCCGCCGACGTCGAGTACCTGAGACGCTGCGCGGAGCTGGCCCGTCACGCGGTGGAGGCCGGCGACGAGCCGTTCGGGTCGCTGCTCGTCGACCCCGACGGCGTGGTGCGCTTCGAGGATCACAACCACGTCGCGGCCGGTGACGCCACCCGTCATCCGGAGCTGGCGATCGCGCTGTGGGCAGTCGAGCACCTGAGCCCGCAGCAGCGCGCCGCGTCCACGGTCTACACCTCCGGTGAGCACTGCCCGATGTGCGCGGCGGCGCACGCCTGGGTGGGTCTGGGCCGCATCGTGTACGCGGCCTCGTCGGCCCAGCTGACCCAGTGGCTGCGCGACTGGGACGCGCCCGCACCGCCCGTGGCCGCGCTGCCGATCACGACGGTCGCGCCGGGTGTCCCGGTCGACGGGCCGGCGTCCGAACTGACCGAGACCATGAAAGCGTTGTACGAGAGGGCGTTTCGACGATGA